Proteins encoded in a region of the Isosphaeraceae bacterium EP7 genome:
- the purH gene encoding bifunctional phosphoribosylaminoimidazolecarboxamide formyltransferase/IMP cyclohydrolase, protein MAGVVVPVRRALLSVSDKTGLVELARGLADRGVHLLASGGTRTALVNAGLDVTEVSAYTGQPEILGGRVKTLHPKLHGGILARRDVPSDLEALAAQQIEPIDLVVVNLYPFQETVAKPGVTFEQAVEEIDIGGPSLVRGAAKNHAHVAVLTSPDQYAGLLAQLAEHGGTTLEFRKELALAVFEQTATYDRAIADYLAGKTKPAADSVNASDEPFPGTFAPTFERRSILRYGENPHQRAAVYAEPGTAGPNLTTARSIHGKELSYNNLLDLDSALRLVRQFAEPAACVLKHNNPCGAAVAGTLAEAFELAYEGDPVSAFGGIVGLNRPLDRATAERLCVAGRFIEAIIAPGFAPDALKLLTTKPTWKNSVRLLDLGAPIGPDQPGPAGFDLRRIEGGMLIQDWDKIEADPAGGTVPTKRQPTDAERLALAFAWRVCGAVKSNAIVLTRGTQLIGVGAGQMSRLDSVRIAVSKAGEKAKGAVLASDAFFPFRDGPDVAAAAGVTAIIQPGGSRRDDETLAACNEHGMAMILTGRRHFRH, encoded by the coding sequence ATGGCTGGAGTGGTGGTGCCCGTGCGCAGGGCCTTGCTGAGCGTCTCGGACAAGACGGGGCTCGTCGAGCTGGCCAGGGGGCTTGCCGATCGAGGGGTTCACCTGCTGGCCAGCGGCGGCACCCGGACGGCCCTGGTCAACGCGGGACTGGACGTGACCGAGGTCTCGGCCTACACCGGCCAGCCCGAGATCCTGGGCGGCCGGGTCAAGACCCTGCACCCGAAGCTGCACGGCGGGATTCTGGCCAGGCGAGATGTTCCGAGTGACCTGGAAGCCCTGGCCGCGCAGCAGATCGAGCCGATCGACCTGGTGGTCGTGAACCTCTACCCGTTCCAGGAGACGGTCGCCAAACCGGGCGTCACCTTCGAGCAGGCCGTCGAGGAGATCGACATCGGCGGCCCCAGCCTGGTCCGGGGCGCCGCCAAGAACCATGCACACGTCGCCGTGCTGACCAGCCCGGATCAATACGCCGGACTGCTGGCTCAGCTGGCCGAGCATGGCGGGACCACCCTTGAATTCCGCAAGGAACTCGCCCTGGCCGTCTTCGAGCAGACCGCGACTTATGACCGGGCCATCGCCGACTACCTCGCTGGCAAGACCAAGCCGGCCGCCGACAGCGTCAATGCCAGCGACGAACCCTTCCCGGGAACGTTCGCCCCCACGTTCGAGCGGCGATCGATCCTGCGATATGGCGAGAACCCCCACCAGCGGGCCGCCGTTTATGCCGAGCCCGGGACCGCCGGACCGAATCTGACCACGGCCAGATCGATCCACGGCAAGGAGCTTTCCTACAATAACCTGCTGGACCTGGACAGCGCCCTGCGCCTGGTCCGCCAGTTCGCCGAGCCCGCCGCCTGCGTCTTGAAGCACAACAACCCGTGCGGCGCCGCCGTCGCCGGAACCCTGGCCGAGGCCTTCGAGCTGGCCTACGAGGGCGACCCAGTCAGCGCCTTCGGCGGGATCGTGGGCCTGAATCGCCCGCTCGACCGGGCCACGGCCGAGCGTCTCTGCGTGGCTGGCCGGTTCATCGAGGCCATCATCGCGCCCGGTTTCGCCCCCGACGCCTTAAAGCTTTTGACCACCAAGCCGACGTGGAAGAACAGCGTCCGCCTGCTCGACCTGGGCGCCCCGATCGGCCCCGACCAGCCCGGCCCGGCCGGCTTCGACCTGCGCCGGATCGAGGGGGGGATGCTGATCCAGGACTGGGACAAGATCGAGGCCGACCCGGCCGGTGGGACGGTCCCCACCAAGCGTCAGCCCACCGACGCCGAGCGCCTGGCCCTGGCCTTCGCCTGGCGAGTCTGCGGCGCGGTGAAGTCCAACGCGATCGTGCTGACGAGGGGGACGCAGCTCATCGGCGTGGGCGCCGGCCAGATGAGCCGGCTTGACTCGGTGCGGATCGCCGTCTCCAAGGCGGGCGAGAAGGCCAAGGGGGCCGTCCTGGCCTCCGACGCCTTCTTCCCCTTCCGCGACGGCCCCGATGTCGCCGCGGCCGCCGGTGTCACCGCCATCATCCAGCCCGGCGGCTCGCGCCGCGACGACGAGACTCTGGCCGCCTGTAACGAGCACGGGATGGCCATGATCCTCACCGGCCGCCGCCACTTCCGGCATTGA
- the rimI gene encoding ribosomal protein S18-alanine N-acetyltransferase has translation MSTAPSAKAQVRVHIRWMIRRDMPEVLAIEHTSYDFPWCEEEFLRVLRQRNCIGMVAEYGERVVGFMIYELHKNRLNVLDFAVHPEFRRGGVGQQMAAKLVGKLSSHRRTKILLNVRETNIGGQFFFRAQGFRALEVSREHFPDTGEDAYLMQYLFDDSAPELLAPVNRVASQLEN, from the coding sequence ATGAGCACGGCCCCGAGCGCCAAAGCGCAGGTGCGCGTCCATATTCGATGGATGATCCGCCGCGACATGCCCGAAGTCCTTGCCATCGAGCACACCAGCTACGACTTCCCCTGGTGCGAGGAGGAATTCCTCCGCGTCCTTCGCCAGCGGAATTGCATCGGGATGGTGGCCGAGTACGGCGAACGTGTCGTCGGCTTCATGATCTATGAGCTGCACAAGAACCGCCTAAACGTGCTCGATTTCGCCGTCCACCCCGAGTTCCGCCGCGGCGGAGTCGGCCAGCAGATGGCCGCCAAGCTGGTGGGCAAGCTGTCGAGCCACCGCCGGACGAAGATCCTGCTGAACGTCCGCGAGACGAACATCGGCGGCCAGTTCTTCTTCCGGGCTCAGGGGTTCAGGGCGCTCGAGGTCTCCCGCGAGCACTTCCCGGATACGGGCGAAGACGCCTACCTGATGCAATATCTCTTCGACGACTCAGCTCCCGAGCTCCTGGCCCCGGTTAACCGGGTGGCCAGTCAACTCGAGAACTGA
- a CDS encoding efflux RND transporter periplasmic adaptor subunit → MASSPPLSSTRRPKTRPLKLILGLMALAVISLCVALFLPNDKAVRPEVGQTQADLGVPAPPPPPRVGTDGKIPFSEVQQRAVGLTIETVTAGPMNRELSAPGRITPSESRFAYVTPRAAGIVREVLVRIGQDVKAGDVLATIESPEVGTVRLQLFSDLQELDVARTQAERQEKVFKNTADLVDRLEKGQTPDEIHKAFRDRPVGENRELLLSAYANYRLAVATMSRNTELNEKELITGKQFQEVTARYEAAQATYQALMDEMGFATSLANIKAQQALRRAETSVRVTRERLRLMGLDPETDTLTAKVAVESTEANTGDPQTKKELKAPLLSDGTPVSSYPLRAPFDGTVLDRELVVPGVPVTTMSRIFTLADLSSVWVEADVPESGFAALEGSQDAEILMESAAYPGRVFKGRVIYSGDLVNEKTRALKLLGRAENVDRALKPGMYVDVRIVRPSPQPVVQVSSTAIITDGTDSYVYVRSGPESFERRKVDIGTDLGGRVPVLSGLKAGEQVVRSGGFKLKAEAIRLASS, encoded by the coding sequence ATGGCGAGTTCTCCCCCCCTCTCGTCCACGCGGCGACCCAAGACTCGGCCCCTGAAGCTCATTCTTGGGCTGATGGCTTTGGCAGTGATCTCCTTGTGTGTTGCGCTGTTCTTGCCCAATGATAAGGCGGTCCGCCCTGAAGTTGGGCAGACTCAGGCCGATCTCGGCGTTCCGGCTCCTCCCCCGCCTCCGCGAGTCGGGACCGACGGGAAGATCCCGTTCAGCGAGGTCCAGCAGCGTGCGGTCGGGCTGACGATCGAGACGGTGACGGCCGGGCCGATGAATCGGGAGCTGTCCGCGCCCGGGCGAATCACCCCGAGCGAGTCCCGGTTCGCGTATGTCACCCCCAGGGCCGCGGGCATCGTCCGAGAGGTCCTGGTGCGGATCGGCCAGGATGTGAAGGCCGGCGACGTGCTGGCCACCATCGAGAGCCCCGAGGTGGGCACGGTCCGGCTCCAGCTCTTCTCCGACTTGCAGGAGCTGGATGTCGCCAGGACCCAGGCCGAGCGTCAGGAGAAGGTGTTCAAGAACACGGCCGACCTGGTCGATCGGCTCGAGAAGGGCCAGACGCCCGACGAGATCCACAAGGCGTTCCGCGACCGCCCGGTGGGCGAGAACCGTGAACTCCTGCTGTCGGCCTATGCCAATTATCGGCTGGCGGTGGCCACGATGTCGCGGAACACGGAGCTGAACGAGAAAGAGCTGATCACGGGAAAGCAATTCCAGGAAGTGACGGCCCGCTACGAGGCGGCCCAGGCGACCTATCAGGCCCTGATGGACGAGATGGGCTTCGCGACGAGCCTGGCGAACATCAAGGCTCAGCAGGCCTTGCGCAGGGCGGAGACTTCGGTGCGCGTGACCCGCGAGCGGCTCAGGCTGATGGGCCTTGACCCCGAAACCGACACGCTGACGGCGAAGGTCGCGGTCGAGTCGACGGAAGCGAACACCGGAGATCCGCAGACGAAGAAGGAGCTGAAGGCGCCCCTGCTCTCCGATGGGACGCCCGTGAGCAGCTACCCGCTCCGTGCCCCGTTCGACGGGACGGTCCTGGATCGAGAACTGGTCGTGCCGGGCGTTCCGGTGACGACCATGAGCCGGATCTTCACGCTGGCCGACCTCTCGTCGGTCTGGGTTGAGGCCGACGTGCCCGAGAGTGGGTTCGCGGCGTTGGAGGGGAGTCAAGACGCCGAGATCCTCATGGAGTCGGCCGCATACCCCGGGCGTGTCTTCAAGGGCAGGGTGATCTACAGCGGTGACCTGGTCAACGAGAAGACGCGTGCGTTGAAGCTGCTCGGACGTGCGGAGAATGTAGACCGGGCGTTGAAGCCCGGGATGTACGTGGACGTGCGGATCGTCCGGCCGTCGCCCCAGCCGGTGGTCCAGGTCTCCTCCACGGCGATCATCACGGATGGGACCGACTCCTACGTCTACGTGCGGAGCGGCCCCGAGTCGTTCGAGCGTCGGAAGGTGGACATCGGGACGGACCTGGGAGGGCGAGTGCCCGTGCTTTCCGGCCTGAAAGCGGGGGAGCAGGTGGTGCGTAGTGGCGGATTCAAGTTGAAAGCCGAAGCAATCCGCCTCGCGTCGTCCTGA
- a CDS encoding DUF1571 domain-containing protein, which produces MVEMNRPAPRIVSAGRRTAGPLRLALASLTLPLALAVADGPMPTGQPAPVRLAERAVEAAGREKPGADAEVHPIEQARQLVAECKARFAKVSDYTCTFYKRERIGGDLTPLNVMTMKVRSSPWSIYFKFQRPNKGREALYVSGRHGNKVQAHDVGFGKLFAGTMSLDPHGSRAMSDNRHPITEAGIGSLIETVHASWGYGLHYGDTIVKIHPHSLVGERKCTMIETKHPTKYPRDLFYQVKLYIDQELGLPVRFEGYDWPKKKGQAPELLEEYTYADLKLNPGLHDSDFDASNAHYSFGRF; this is translated from the coding sequence ATGGTCGAGATGAACCGTCCCGCCCCCCGGATCGTGTCGGCGGGCCGCCGGACGGCCGGCCCCCTGAGGCTGGCGCTGGCATCCCTGACCCTGCCGCTCGCGCTGGCGGTTGCCGACGGACCGATGCCGACGGGCCAGCCCGCGCCGGTCCGACTCGCCGAGCGCGCCGTCGAGGCCGCCGGCCGCGAGAAGCCGGGCGCCGACGCCGAGGTCCACCCGATCGAGCAGGCCAGGCAGCTGGTCGCCGAGTGCAAGGCCCGGTTCGCGAAGGTCAGTGATTATACCTGCACGTTCTACAAACGGGAGCGGATCGGCGGCGACCTGACCCCCCTGAACGTGATGACGATGAAGGTGCGGTCGAGCCCCTGGAGCATCTACTTCAAGTTCCAGAGGCCGAACAAGGGGCGCGAGGCGCTCTACGTCTCGGGCCGCCACGGCAACAAGGTGCAGGCGCACGACGTGGGATTCGGCAAGCTGTTCGCCGGCACGATGAGCCTGGACCCGCACGGGTCGAGGGCGATGTCCGACAATCGCCACCCGATCACCGAGGCGGGCATCGGCTCCCTGATCGAGACGGTCCACGCGTCGTGGGGCTACGGGCTGCACTACGGCGACACGATCGTGAAGATCCACCCGCACTCGCTGGTGGGCGAGCGTAAGTGCACGATGATCGAGACGAAGCACCCGACGAAATATCCCCGCGACCTGTTCTATCAGGTGAAGCTGTATATTGATCAGGAGCTGGGGCTCCCCGTGCGGTTCGAGGGATACGACTGGCCCAAGAAGAAGGGTCAGGCGCCCGAGCTGCTGGAGGAGTACACGTACGCGGACCTGAAGCTCAACCCGGGGCTGCATGACTCCGACTTCGACGCCTCGAATGCACATTACTCGTTCGGGCGGTTCTGA
- a CDS encoding CusA/CzcA family heavy metal efflux RND transporter translates to MFDRLIDGALKKRPFVLLVLMGVIGVGGYSLLTLPIDAVPDVTNVQVMALTSAAALGPDEIEQFVTIPVENSMNGIPMVREIRSFSQFGLSGVTIVFEEGTDIYWARQQVGERLIQARGQIPPEFGSPEMGPIATGLGEIFQFEVKNSPDSAKPLSPMELRTILDWEIARPMKGVPGVVEVNAFGGELKTYEVRLDPEKMQARGIAANAIFEAIRENNSNAGGGYLERNGEQRIIRAVGLVGALHDLSEIVLDVTPDGTPIVIGDVAEVRFAPMLRTGAVTRDGNGEVVTATVMMLAGENSRVVVGRIKRELDEIRTRLPDGVVIEPYYDRSVLIGKTLSTVAGNLIEGGLLVVLVLLALLGNMRAGLIVALTIPLSMLFAGSLMKYTGVAGSLMSLGAIDFGLIVDSSVIVMENCVARLAHAPPGSNAVRVVRAATREVRKPVVFGVAIITLVHLPLLALEGTEGKMFRPMALTVVYALTGSLLLSLTATPVLASFALKAGTAERDTLPIRLAKWIYAPMLDFAVRRPLVIVAASLALMLAGVPVAMSMGAEFIPKLDEGDVQIVITRPPSASLSESLADSTRLEKALHAEFPGQLNSVLCRTGRPEIGIDPAGVNQTDVFMYLKHPEPMGGRWALLLKPIEPLIHLFGGGHEEMSREELIRRAEVVCRRELPGAFFNFSQPIEVRFNELTAGVRGDLGVSVFGDDFDVLQTKVNEIAAAIGATPGAADVRAQVLGGLPFLKISVDRDRIARYGINASGVLDVVAALGGKIVSQVVEGQRRFDIQVRFGAEVRDNIETIKALKIADPQGRMIPLENLANFEQVDGVYEIYRMDNRRRALVQANVRGRDLASFVGEAQARVAEKVKLPRGYYLEWGGTFKNLQSATQRLAIVVPVALGLIFLLLFSTFQSIRLGALISLSVPLGAVGGVLALWLRGLNFSISAGVGFIALSGVAVLDGLVMVAATRQGVERGEPVEQAVREAAMSRLRPILMTAMVACLGFIPMAISSGAGAEVQRPLATVVIGGLITSTLLKLLLIPGIYHWFDPGLPAGYTPDDHDHPPDPTASKVAAALD, encoded by the coding sequence ATGTTTGATCGCTTGATCGACGGCGCGCTGAAGAAGCGGCCGTTCGTGCTGCTGGTGTTAATGGGTGTGATCGGGGTGGGGGGATACTCGCTGCTGACTCTCCCCATCGACGCGGTGCCCGACGTGACGAACGTGCAGGTGATGGCGCTGACGAGCGCCGCGGCGCTGGGGCCCGACGAGATCGAGCAGTTCGTGACGATCCCCGTCGAGAACTCGATGAACGGGATCCCGATGGTGCGCGAGATCCGCTCGTTCTCGCAGTTCGGCCTGTCGGGGGTGACGATCGTCTTCGAAGAGGGGACGGACATCTACTGGGCCCGCCAGCAGGTGGGCGAGCGCCTGATCCAGGCACGCGGGCAGATCCCGCCCGAGTTCGGCTCTCCCGAGATGGGGCCGATCGCGACCGGGCTGGGGGAAATCTTCCAGTTCGAGGTGAAGAACTCGCCCGACTCGGCCAAGCCGCTCTCGCCGATGGAGCTGCGGACGATCCTGGACTGGGAGATTGCACGCCCCATGAAGGGTGTGCCCGGGGTGGTGGAGGTCAACGCCTTCGGTGGCGAGTTGAAGACGTATGAGGTCCGGCTCGACCCCGAGAAGATGCAGGCGCGCGGGATCGCGGCCAACGCGATCTTCGAGGCCATCCGCGAGAACAACTCGAACGCGGGTGGCGGCTACCTGGAGCGCAACGGCGAGCAGCGGATCATCCGCGCCGTGGGCCTGGTGGGGGCGCTGCATGACCTCTCGGAGATTGTCCTGGACGTGACGCCCGACGGCACCCCGATCGTGATCGGCGACGTGGCCGAGGTCCGGTTCGCGCCGATGCTGCGCACCGGCGCCGTGACCCGCGACGGCAACGGCGAGGTCGTTACGGCGACGGTGATGATGCTGGCCGGCGAGAACTCGCGGGTGGTCGTCGGGCGGATCAAGCGCGAGCTGGACGAGATCCGGACGCGTCTGCCCGACGGCGTCGTCATCGAGCCGTATTACGACCGGAGCGTGCTGATCGGCAAGACCTTGTCGACGGTCGCGGGCAACCTGATCGAGGGGGGCCTGCTCGTCGTCCTGGTGCTGCTGGCCCTGCTGGGCAACATGCGCGCGGGCCTGATCGTGGCGCTGACGATCCCGCTGTCGATGCTCTTCGCCGGCTCGCTGATGAAGTACACCGGGGTGGCCGGCAGCCTGATGAGCCTGGGGGCGATCGACTTCGGCCTGATCGTGGACAGCTCGGTGATCGTGATGGAGAACTGCGTGGCCAGGCTGGCGCACGCTCCGCCCGGCTCCAACGCGGTGAGGGTGGTGAGGGCGGCCACGCGCGAGGTGCGCAAGCCCGTCGTCTTCGGCGTGGCGATCATCACGCTGGTCCACCTTCCCTTGCTCGCCCTGGAAGGGACCGAGGGGAAGATGTTCCGGCCGATGGCCCTGACCGTGGTGTATGCCCTGACGGGCTCATTGCTGCTGTCGCTGACGGCCACGCCGGTCCTGGCGTCGTTTGCCTTGAAGGCGGGGACGGCCGAGCGCGACACGCTGCCGATCCGCCTGGCCAAGTGGATCTACGCGCCGATGCTCGACTTCGCGGTGCGTCGGCCGCTGGTGATCGTGGCCGCCAGCCTGGCCTTGATGCTGGCGGGCGTGCCGGTCGCGATGAGCATGGGCGCCGAGTTCATCCCGAAATTGGACGAGGGCGACGTCCAGATCGTGATCACGAGGCCGCCGAGCGCCTCGTTGAGCGAGAGCCTGGCCGACTCGACGCGGCTGGAAAAGGCGCTCCACGCGGAATTCCCCGGCCAGCTCAACTCGGTCCTTTGCAGGACGGGTCGGCCCGAGATCGGGATCGACCCGGCCGGCGTCAATCAGACCGACGTCTTCATGTATCTTAAACACCCGGAGCCGATGGGAGGCCGCTGGGCCTTGCTGCTCAAGCCCATCGAGCCGCTGATCCACCTCTTCGGGGGCGGCCACGAGGAGATGTCTCGCGAGGAGCTGATCCGCCGGGCCGAGGTGGTTTGCCGCCGCGAGTTGCCGGGTGCCTTCTTCAACTTCAGCCAGCCGATCGAGGTTCGATTCAATGAGCTGACGGCCGGCGTGCGCGGCGACCTGGGCGTGAGCGTCTTCGGCGACGACTTCGACGTGCTCCAGACCAAGGTCAACGAGATCGCCGCGGCCATCGGCGCGACCCCGGGGGCCGCCGACGTCCGGGCCCAGGTGCTGGGCGGACTCCCCTTCTTGAAGATCAGTGTCGACCGCGACCGAATCGCCCGTTACGGGATCAATGCGTCGGGCGTGCTCGACGTGGTCGCGGCGCTCGGTGGCAAGATCGTCAGCCAGGTGGTCGAGGGCCAGCGCCGGTTCGACATCCAGGTGCGGTTCGGGGCCGAGGTTCGGGACAATATCGAGACGATCAAGGCCCTGAAGATCGCCGACCCCCAGGGGCGGATGATCCCGCTGGAGAACCTGGCCAACTTCGAGCAGGTCGACGGCGTCTACGAGATCTACCGGATGGACAACCGCCGGCGGGCCCTGGTGCAGGCCAACGTCCGGGGCCGCGACCTGGCCAGCTTCGTGGGCGAGGCGCAGGCCCGCGTGGCCGAGAAGGTCAAGCTGCCCCGCGGCTACTACCTGGAGTGGGGCGGCACCTTCAAGAACCTGCAATCGGCCACCCAGCGCCTGGCGATCGTGGTGCCGGTGGCCCTGGGGCTCATCTTTCTGCTCCTGTTCAGCACCTTCCAGTCGATCCGGCTGGGCGCCCTGATCTCGCTGTCGGTGCCGCTGGGCGCCGTCGGCGGCGTGCTGGCGCTCTGGCTCCGCGGCCTGAACTTCAGCATCTCGGCGGGGGTCGGGTTCATCGCGCTTTCCGGCGTGGCGGTGCTCGACGGCCTGGTGATGGTGGCTGCCACCCGGCAGGGCGTGGAACGCGGCGAGCCGGTGGAGCAGGCGGTGCGCGAGGCGGCGATGAGCCGGCTCCGGCCGATCCTGATGACGGCGATGGTCGCCTGCCTCGGGTTCATCCCGATGGCAATCTCGTCGGGAGCGGGCGCCGAGGTCCAGCGCCCGCTGGCCACGGTGGTCATCGGCGGCCTGATCACCAGCACGCTCCTGAAGCTGCTCCTGATCCCTGGCATCTACCACTGGTTCGACCCGGGGCTGCCCGCCGGATACACCCCGGACGATCACGATCACCCTCCCGATCCGACGGCGTCGAAGGTCGCGGCCGCTCTGGACTGA
- a CDS encoding PQQ-binding-like beta-propeller repeat protein gives MIRRLALAWVAVALTAPTLRAQQPLSRDLLPTHTSLNRAGLERQWNTSVPLGHAFETVLAVSLSSNTETVYGTVTNANLDIDPVTDEGSVPSTTQFIADGELSSLDDVYVGSRLVITSGPMKGTSRRIIGYNGTTKTFRLGSGLPASPQQGTAFTLFESLVYVQTNEANFYAYDAESGRLLWSTNLTPNKALGLKIAKAMPVSANSRAVFVSNANTLFALDRGTGKTLWTQELPSLPSGSTAATEDIVTVGLTSGRMMGYALKDMKPRKSGPGRGRGAGTLGGTAADALAQAAVDEAEFRAAPYLEHPVPIWSWQSDSALTAPALPAGEVVSFGSGDGRVFTVLAKQPLLLYRFATGGPIVAQMGALGTRTLVVPSMDHNLYAIDLFTGERKWLFPTGSPIDHPVLISAREIFVQNTGGELSSVHPDTGEAEWTTSTFGGDIVAVSGAKLYLRTHDGDLLVLDRATGKITQDARSTRQRAGLDLRSFKLTMTNTINDRIYLASPSGSLICLREIDQVEPKSLRDPAEKPFGYIPPEGIEDPFNARAVVPATEAPTPDPATTEAPAPDPAAEAPEPKG, from the coding sequence ATGATCCGCCGACTTGCCCTGGCCTGGGTCGCCGTCGCGCTGACGGCGCCGACGCTGCGGGCCCAGCAGCCCCTCTCACGCGACCTGCTGCCGACCCACACGTCCCTGAACCGGGCGGGGCTGGAGCGGCAATGGAATACGTCGGTGCCGCTCGGCCACGCCTTCGAGACGGTGCTGGCCGTCAGCCTGTCGTCGAATACCGAGACGGTGTACGGCACGGTCACGAACGCCAATCTCGACATCGACCCGGTCACTGACGAGGGGTCGGTGCCGAGCACCACCCAGTTCATCGCCGACGGCGAATTGTCGTCGCTCGACGATGTCTACGTCGGCAGCCGGCTGGTGATCACCTCCGGGCCCATGAAGGGCACGTCGAGGCGGATCATTGGCTACAACGGCACCACGAAGACGTTCCGCCTGGGCAGCGGCCTGCCGGCCTCGCCGCAGCAGGGGACGGCCTTCACGCTGTTCGAGAGCCTGGTCTACGTGCAGACCAATGAGGCCAATTTCTACGCGTACGACGCGGAGTCGGGCCGCCTGCTCTGGAGCACGAACCTGACGCCCAACAAGGCGCTGGGGCTGAAGATTGCCAAGGCGATGCCGGTCTCGGCGAATTCGAGGGCGGTGTTCGTCTCCAACGCGAATACCCTCTTCGCGCTGGATCGTGGGACGGGCAAGACGCTCTGGACCCAGGAGCTTCCGTCGCTCCCCTCGGGATCGACGGCGGCCACCGAGGATATCGTGACGGTGGGCCTGACTTCGGGCCGGATGATGGGCTACGCCCTGAAAGACATGAAGCCGCGCAAGAGCGGTCCGGGGCGGGGCCGGGGTGCGGGAACGCTCGGCGGCACCGCGGCGGACGCTCTGGCCCAGGCCGCCGTGGACGAGGCGGAGTTCCGGGCGGCTCCTTACCTGGAGCACCCGGTCCCAATTTGGAGCTGGCAGTCGGATTCGGCCCTGACGGCCCCGGCGCTCCCGGCCGGCGAAGTGGTCAGCTTCGGCAGCGGAGACGGCCGGGTCTTTACCGTGCTGGCCAAGCAGCCGCTGCTGCTCTACCGGTTCGCCACAGGCGGCCCGATTGTCGCCCAGATGGGCGCTCTCGGCACCCGGACGCTCGTGGTGCCGTCGATGGATCACAACCTCTACGCCATCGACCTGTTCACCGGCGAGCGTAAGTGGCTCTTCCCCACCGGCTCGCCCATCGACCACCCGGTCCTGATCTCGGCCCGGGAGATCTTCGTCCAGAACACCGGCGGCGAACTCTCGTCGGTCCACCCCGACACGGGCGAGGCCGAGTGGACCACGTCCACCTTCGGCGGCGACATCGTGGCGGTCTCCGGCGCCAAGCTCTACCTCAGGACGCACGACGGCGACCTGCTGGTCCTCGACCGCGCGACGGGCAAGATCACGCAGGACGCCCGGTCGACCCGGCAGCGGGCCGGCCTCGACCTTCGGTCGTTCAAGCTGACCATGACCAACACCATCAACGACCGGATCTACCTGGCCAGCCCGTCGGGCTCGCTGATCTGCCTGCGCGAGATCGACCAGGTCGAGCCGAAGTCGTTGCGAGATCCCGCGGAGAAGCCATTCGGCTACATCCCGCCCGAGGGGATCGAGGATCCGTTCAACGCCCGCGCCGTGGTGCCCGCCACCGAGGCGCCCACCCCGGATCCCGCCACGACGGAGGCACCGGCCCCCGACCCCGCGGCCGAGGCTCCCGAGCCCAAGGGCTGA
- a CDS encoding DUF2256 domain-containing protein has protein sequence MRSPRKADLPRKTCLACGRPFTWRKKWAAVWDEVKYCSDACRGKSKRPT, from the coding sequence GTGCGTTCTCCCCGCAAGGCCGACCTCCCCCGCAAAACCTGCCTCGCCTGCGGCCGCCCCTTCACCTGGCGAAAGAAGTGGGCGGCCGTCTGGGACGAGGTGAAATATTGCAGCGACGCATGCCGAGGGAAGTCGAAGCGGCCCACCTGA